A DNA window from Silvimonas iriomotensis contains the following coding sequences:
- a CDS encoding DUF4810 domain-containing protein, with protein MNFVSRTRMGWVGLVLAAALSGCAQQPQQIYGWGHYQDSLYTYFKGEDLDEQKQIDLLQADLQQMQGKGKACPPGLHAQLGLLYARQGKADEVAREFATEKQLYPESAAYMDFLLRNFKQQQQVAKK; from the coding sequence ATGAATTTTGTTTCCCGTACCCGCATGGGTTGGGTTGGGCTTGTGCTTGCCGCCGCATTGAGCGGTTGCGCCCAGCAGCCACAGCAAATCTATGGCTGGGGCCATTATCAGGACTCGCTCTACACGTATTTCAAGGGCGAAGATCTGGACGAACAAAAGCAGATTGATCTGCTGCAGGCTGACCTGCAACAGATGCAAGGCAAGGGCAAGGCCTGCCCGCCGGGCCTGCATGCGCAACTGGGTTTGCTGTATGCGCGCCAAGGCAAGGCTGATGAAGTCGCCCGTGAATTCGCGACTGAAAAACAGCTTTATCCGGAATCTGCGGCGTACATGGATTTCTTGCTGCGCAACTTCAAACAACAGCAACAGGTAGCCAAAAAATGA
- a CDS encoding MFS transporter, whose protein sequence is MPAALRVFVLFALGYFVSYVYRGVNLGFAPYLTHEMGLSGADLGLLTSLYFLGFASAQLPVGILLDRFGSRRVTAILILIAAAGSAIFGMAHGKTGLMIGRLLIGVGLSACLGAAFKALAQWYEVKRLPLVNGLTMAVGGLGGVAMGSPLLWLLSKTDWRSVCLGLSVFSVAVALAIWFAVPSSKEVSTRTEFRTQLAGTWQVLRSGVFWRIAAFSSLTQAVFYTMQSLWVAPWLRDVNGLSAQDAGRVISILGVAMVVGSVGFGFLARSLEHRGVSVRTFSGLGMLVFVLIQALIMLQIPVPAWVLWTGYGLFGGCGILSYAVLVEHFPLNLIGRVNTSLTLVIFVLIFFGQVAVGAVLDFWPVVNGHYPPVAHLTAWGILLALQLLAAIWYFAPKPKVISLHIYG, encoded by the coding sequence ATGCCTGCCGCCCTGCGCGTTTTTGTGTTGTTTGCCCTCGGGTATTTTGTCTCTTACGTCTATCGCGGCGTAAACCTTGGTTTTGCGCCGTATCTGACGCATGAAATGGGTTTGTCCGGTGCAGACCTGGGTTTGCTGACCAGCCTGTATTTCCTGGGGTTTGCCAGCGCGCAATTGCCGGTGGGCATTTTGCTGGATCGCTTTGGCTCGCGCCGGGTCACCGCCATCCTGATCCTGATTGCCGCCGCGGGTTCTGCCATTTTCGGCATGGCCCATGGCAAGACCGGTTTGATGATCGGGCGCTTGCTGATCGGCGTGGGTTTGTCGGCGTGCCTTGGGGCGGCCTTCAAGGCGCTGGCCCAGTGGTATGAGGTCAAGCGCTTGCCGCTGGTCAATGGGCTGACCATGGCGGTGGGCGGGCTGGGTGGCGTGGCCATGGGCTCGCCGTTGCTGTGGCTGTTGAGCAAGACCGACTGGCGCAGCGTGTGCCTGGGGTTGTCGGTGTTTTCGGTCGCGGTGGCGCTGGCGATCTGGTTTGCCGTGCCATCCAGCAAGGAAGTCTCAACCCGTACTGAGTTCCGCACGCAACTGGCGGGCACCTGGCAGGTTTTGCGCAGTGGCGTGTTCTGGCGGATTGCCGCGTTCTCCTCGCTCACCCAGGCCGTGTTCTACACCATGCAATCGTTGTGGGTGGCGCCGTGGCTGCGCGATGTAAATGGCTTGTCGGCACAGGATGCAGGCCGGGTGATCTCGATACTCGGGGTGGCCATGGTCGTGGGGAGCGTGGGTTTTGGTTTTCTGGCGCGCTCGCTGGAGCACCGCGGCGTGAGCGTGCGTACCTTCAGTGGCCTTGGCATGCTGGTGTTCGTGTTGATCCAGGCGTTGATCATGCTGCAAATCCCGGTGCCGGCATGGGTGCTGTGGACGGGCTACGGCCTGTTTGGCGGTTGCGGCATCCTGAGCTACGCCGTGCTGGTCGAGCATTTCCCGCTCAATCTGATCGGCCGGGTGAACACCAGCCTGACGCTCGTGATCTTTGTGCTGATTTTCTTTGGCCAGGTGGCAGTGGGTGCGGTGCTGGATTTCTGGCCGGTCGTGAACGGGCATTACCCGCCCGTGGCGCATCTGACCGCTTGGGGTATTTTGCTGGCGCTGCAGCTGCTGGCGGCGATCTGGTACTTTGCGCCCAAGCCCAAAGTCATCTCGCTGCATATCTACGGCTAG
- a CDS encoding MFS transporter encodes MTSATRPAQSPASAVFRVVSGNFLEMYDFMVYGYYASAIAKTFFPSGSEFLSLMLALVTFGAGFLMRPLGAIVLGSYIDRHGRRAGLIVTLALMACGTLLIACVPGYSTIGLAAPLLVVAGRLLQGFSAGVELGGVSVYLAEIASPGNKGFYVSWQSASQQVAVVFAAVLGVLLASNLSHGQMDEWGWRVPFVVGCLIVPFLFIIRRSLQETEEFQKRKHRPSPKEILDSILKNWGIVILGTLLVVMTTVSFYMITAYTPTFGKHELHLSDTDALIVTVCVGISNLFWLPVMGALSDRIGRRPLLLTFTTLSLLTAYPALAWLVTAPSFGHLLLVELWLSFIYASYNGAMVVSLIEIMPVHVRTTGFSMAYSLATAIFGGFTPAVSTWLIQVTGNKAMPGVWLTFAAASGLIATLILNRMGLFEKVERAVHLARA; translated from the coding sequence ATGACTTCTGCAACCCGCCCGGCACAATCGCCGGCCAGTGCCGTGTTTCGTGTGGTCAGCGGCAACTTCCTGGAAATGTACGACTTCATGGTGTACGGCTATTACGCCAGCGCCATCGCCAAAACGTTTTTCCCCAGCGGTAGCGAATTTCTTTCCTTGATGCTGGCGCTGGTCACGTTCGGGGCCGGTTTCCTGATGCGCCCGCTGGGTGCCATCGTGCTGGGTTCATATATTGACCGCCATGGTCGCCGCGCCGGCCTGATTGTCACGCTGGCACTGATGGCCTGTGGCACCTTGCTGATTGCCTGTGTGCCGGGCTACAGCACCATCGGCCTGGCCGCGCCGTTGCTGGTGGTGGCGGGGCGTCTGCTGCAAGGGTTCTCGGCCGGGGTGGAACTCGGCGGGGTCTCGGTCTATCTGGCGGAAATCGCCAGCCCGGGCAACAAGGGGTTTTATGTGAGCTGGCAATCGGCCAGCCAGCAGGTGGCCGTGGTGTTTGCGGCGGTGCTGGGGGTATTGCTGGCATCCAATCTGTCGCATGGGCAGATGGATGAATGGGGCTGGCGCGTGCCGTTTGTTGTCGGCTGTCTGATCGTGCCATTCCTGTTCATCATCCGTCGCTCTTTACAGGAAACGGAAGAATTCCAGAAGCGCAAACATCGTCCGTCGCCCAAAGAGATTCTGGATTCCATCCTCAAGAACTGGGGCATTGTCATTCTGGGCACGCTGCTGGTGGTGATGACCACGGTGTCGTTCTACATGATCACCGCGTATACCCCGACCTTTGGCAAACACGAACTGCATCTTTCGGATACTGATGCGCTGATCGTTACCGTCTGCGTGGGGATTTCCAACCTGTTCTGGCTGCCAGTCATGGGGGCGCTGTCTGACCGCATTGGTCGCCGGCCGCTGTTGCTGACGTTCACCACGCTCAGCCTGTTGACGGCCTACCCGGCGCTGGCCTGGCTGGTGACGGCGCCGTCGTTCGGGCATTTGTTGCTGGTGGAGTTGTGGCTGTCCTTTATCTACGCCAGCTACAACGGCGCCATGGTGGTGTCGCTGATTGAAATCATGCCGGTTCACGTGCGCACGACCGGGTTCTCTATGGCCTACAGTCTGGCAACCGCCATTTTCGGTGGCTTTACGCCCGCGGTTTCCACCTGGCTGATCCAGGTGACCGGCAACAAAGCCATGCCCGGGGTGTGGCTGACTTTTGCTGCAGCCAGCGGCCTGATCGCCACGCTGATCCTGAACCGGATGGGTTTGTTTGAAAAAGTGGAGCGTGCGGTGCATCTGGCCCGCGCCTGA
- a CDS encoding DUF799 domain-containing protein, producing MFKQLRLILAVAVLAVLATGCANRGPAMDYTAYRESHPASILVLPPVNKSPDITASYSLLSLVTMPLAESGYYVVPVAVADETFKQNGLTTADEIQAVPVDKLHSIFGADAGLYITVSQYGASYRVVDSVVNVEATARLVDLRTGKELWTGHAFASSAENQNSSGGGLIGMLVTAVVNQLINNLSDKSHAIAGITSWRLLSAGQPNGLLYGPRSPKYGKTATN from the coding sequence ATGTTCAAACAATTGCGCCTGATTCTGGCTGTGGCTGTCCTGGCCGTCCTGGCAACCGGTTGTGCCAACCGTGGTCCGGCCATGGATTACACGGCGTATCGCGAAAGCCATCCGGCGTCGATCCTGGTGCTGCCACCGGTCAACAAGTCGCCGGACATCACTGCGTCCTACAGTTTGTTGTCGCTGGTGACCATGCCGCTGGCCGAGTCCGGTTACTACGTGGTGCCGGTTGCTGTGGCCGACGAAACCTTCAAGCAGAACGGCCTGACGACTGCGGATGAAATCCAGGCCGTGCCTGTCGACAAATTGCACAGCATCTTCGGTGCAGATGCCGGCCTGTACATTACGGTGTCGCAATACGGCGCCAGCTATCGCGTGGTTGATAGTGTGGTGAACGTAGAAGCGACGGCCCGCCTGGTTGACCTGCGGACCGGCAAAGAGTTGTGGACCGGCCACGCCTTTGCCTCCAGCGCCGAGAACCAGAACAGTTCTGGCGGCGGTTTGATCGGCATGCTGGTCACCGCGGTGGTGAACCAGCTGATCAACAACCTGAGCGACAAGAGCCACGCCATTGCCGGCATTACCAGCTGGCGCCTGTTGTCGGCGGGTCAACCCAATGGCCTGCTGTACGGCCCGCGCTCGCCCAAGTACGGCAAGACGGCGACCAACTAA
- a CDS encoding organic hydroperoxide resistance protein: MTILYRTKATTHGGRNGQVATADGSFSADLALPRELGGSGKTGTNPEQLFASGYAACFESAMLYVAGQAKIKLGETQVEAEVGIGPREDGGFKLQVALTATIKGVDQATAEDIVAKAHQVCPYSHATRGNIQVDVTAVAA; the protein is encoded by the coding sequence ATGACTATTCTGTATCGCACCAAAGCAACCACCCACGGCGGCCGTAACGGCCAGGTTGCCACCGCTGACGGCAGCTTTTCTGCAGATCTGGCCCTGCCGCGTGAACTGGGCGGCAGCGGCAAGACCGGCACCAACCCGGAACAACTGTTTGCATCGGGTTATGCCGCATGTTTTGAAAGCGCCATGCTGTACGTGGCCGGCCAGGCCAAAATCAAACTGGGTGAGACGCAGGTAGAAGCCGAAGTGGGCATCGGCCCGCGTGAAGATGGCGGCTTCAAGCTGCAAGTGGCACTGACGGCCACCATCAAGGGCGTGGATCAGGCCACGGCAGAAGACATCGTCGCCAAGGCGCACCAGGTCTGCCCGTACTCTCACGCCACGCGCGGCAATATCCAGGTGGATGTCACTGCTGTCGCCGCCTGA
- a CDS encoding response regulator — protein sequence MDTQTPSRILVVDDDQEIRTLLADYLDSHGFKTIMAADGTSMQKVMETSKVDLVVLDLTLPGEDGLTLCRNLRANSGVPVIILTARGDPVDRILGLEMGADDYLTKPFEPRELVARVRTVLRRTWALPPNLDAPDATSMKFAGWTLDLRARHLVRTDGVLVMLSGGEFRLLKILLEHPQRVLNRDQILNMTQGRDADPFERSIDLQISRLRQKLGDDARAPQLIKTVRNEGYVLSTSVAVEH from the coding sequence ATGGACACTCAAACCCCTTCCCGCATTCTGGTTGTCGATGACGATCAGGAAATCCGCACCTTGCTGGCCGATTATCTGGACTCGCACGGTTTCAAAACCATCATGGCTGCCGACGGCACCTCCATGCAAAAGGTCATGGAAACCAGCAAGGTGGATCTGGTTGTCCTTGATCTGACCTTGCCTGGCGAAGACGGCCTGACACTGTGCCGCAACCTGCGGGCCAACTCGGGGGTGCCGGTCATCATCCTGACCGCGCGTGGTGATCCGGTTGATCGCATCCTGGGCCTTGAAATGGGCGCAGACGATTACCTGACCAAGCCGTTTGAACCGCGTGAACTGGTTGCCCGTGTCCGCACGGTACTGCGCCGTACCTGGGCGCTGCCGCCCAACCTGGATGCGCCGGACGCGACATCCATGAAATTTGCCGGCTGGACGCTTGATCTGCGCGCGCGCCACCTGGTGCGTACCGACGGCGTGCTGGTCATGCTGTCTGGCGGCGAGTTCCGCTTGCTGAAGATTTTGCTGGAACACCCGCAGCGCGTACTCAATCGCGACCAGATCCTGAACATGACGCAAGGCCGCGACGCGGACCCGTTCGAGCGTTCGATCGATCTGCAAATCAGCCGCTTGCGCCAGAAACTGGGTGACGATGCCCGCGCGCCGCAACTGATCAAGACCGTACGCAACGAAGGCTACGTGCTCTCGACCAGCGTGGCCGTAGAACACTGA
- a CDS encoding sensor histidine kinase, with translation MKLLQAIFGSITNRVFMLLATGILVAIFVTAALAIREDRQTMQSMRNEHEAERVAQFVRLMESVPDSVRPQIAQSGPQVGLRASLTSPQPLVSHEDSDLITLLRARLPKGVSVRQAGAGADCVHHNDGMPATGGLFPRAPGPGMSPDRGGCHLLDLTLSDGTPLHLSLGWSFGPPPPPPAGQPGHFNFPWHWLVFFGLIAILAYAGARMAVKPLRRLTNLTQELGRNIDRPPLPEKGPGEIRDAIAAVNGLQAQIRKHIEQRMFMLSAIAHDLQTPLTRMRLRLEKVSDDILRRQLLGDLAAMQQMVREGLEFARSMNSVEHFQSVDIDSLLETVCVDATDTGQDVSYDGQTGVTVRASVSSIRRCIGNLIENAVKYGESARVHASVTGRELEIRVADNGPGIPAQYLESVFDPFFRVENSRSRDTGGVGLGLAIARNIAQKHGGQLRLENGATGAVAILTLPVEKGPIRSGHTQ, from the coding sequence ATGAAACTGCTGCAAGCCATCTTTGGCTCGATCACCAACCGCGTTTTCATGTTGCTGGCCACCGGCATTCTGGTGGCCATCTTTGTCACGGCTGCGCTGGCTATCCGCGAAGACCGCCAGACCATGCAATCCATGCGCAACGAGCACGAAGCCGAGCGCGTGGCGCAGTTTGTGCGGCTGATGGAATCCGTGCCCGATTCGGTCCGCCCGCAAATTGCCCAGTCCGGCCCGCAAGTCGGCTTGCGTGCCTCGCTGACCTCGCCACAACCCCTTGTCAGCCATGAAGACAGTGACCTGATCACGCTGTTGCGCGCGCGCCTGCCCAAAGGGGTGTCTGTCCGCCAGGCCGGCGCTGGCGCAGATTGCGTCCACCATAACGATGGCATGCCGGCAACTGGCGGCTTGTTCCCGCGCGCGCCTGGCCCGGGCATGTCGCCGGATCGGGGCGGTTGTCATCTGCTGGACCTGACGCTAAGCGACGGTACGCCGCTGCATTTGTCGCTTGGCTGGTCGTTTGGCCCGCCACCGCCGCCACCCGCTGGCCAGCCGGGTCATTTCAATTTTCCGTGGCACTGGCTGGTCTTTTTCGGGCTGATTGCCATTCTGGCCTACGCCGGTGCGCGCATGGCGGTCAAACCCTTGCGTCGCCTGACCAATCTGACACAGGAACTGGGCCGCAATATTGATCGCCCGCCCCTGCCGGAAAAAGGTCCAGGCGAAATCCGCGACGCCATCGCCGCGGTCAATGGTTTGCAGGCGCAGATCCGCAAGCACATCGAGCAGCGCATGTTCATGCTCTCGGCCATTGCCCATGACCTGCAAACCCCGCTGACCCGCATGCGGCTGCGCCTGGAAAAAGTCTCTGACGATATCCTGCGCCGGCAATTGCTGGGCGATCTGGCGGCCATGCAGCAAATGGTGCGGGAAGGCCTGGAATTTGCGCGCAGCATGAACTCGGTGGAGCATTTCCAGAGCGTGGATATTGATTCATTGCTGGAAACCGTCTGCGTTGATGCCACCGACACCGGCCAGGATGTCAGTTACGACGGCCAGACCGGCGTGACGGTACGCGCCAGTGTCAGCTCTATCCGCCGTTGCATTGGCAATCTGATCGAGAACGCTGTCAAATACGGCGAGTCGGCCCGGGTGCACGCCAGTGTCACCGGCCGGGAGCTGGAAATCCGGGTTGCCGATAACGGGCCGGGCATTCCGGCGCAGTATCTGGAAAGCGTGTTTGACCCGTTTTTCCGGGTTGAAAACTCACGCTCGCGCGATACCGGTGGCGTTGGTTTGGGGTTGGCGATTGCGCGCAATATCGCACAGAAGCACGGCGGTCAGTTACGATTGGAGAACGGGGCCACAGGCGCGGTCGCCATTCTGACCTTGCCCGTGGAAAAAGGCCCCATCCGGTCGGGCCATACCCAGTAA
- a CDS encoding LysR substrate-binding domain-containing protein, translated as MKPRIPPLPALRALETAARLHSFTRAAQELNVTHSAISHHLRALEDELGTVLFNRSGPRMIPTPACERLAAAVRKSLEDLADALDQARAQGAGVTNLQVSVMADFASAWLIRRLAAFAEQHPDIELMLRIHYQLEPPDPDSVDIGIWHRRINRKGYLCRKLLDDRVIAVASPTLLARYPGYTLADVPRMPMLRWTMRSWRDWLTAAGLPPDEPERGPVFDDPGIMLQAAVAGQGLATARWRMARHDIENGNLVQIGDISIPASMEYFVAWRENHVREAAITRFYQWLNTQLENDAPAPGGPLSPAGN; from the coding sequence ATGAAGCCCCGTATCCCGCCCCTGCCCGCCCTGCGGGCGCTGGAAACCGCCGCCCGCCTGCACAGTTTCACCCGTGCGGCACAAGAACTGAACGTGACGCACAGCGCGATCAGCCACCACCTGCGGGCGCTGGAAGACGAGTTGGGAACAGTCCTCTTCAACCGCTCGGGCCCGCGCATGATCCCGACGCCGGCTTGCGAGCGGCTGGCCGCGGCCGTGCGCAAGTCGCTGGAAGACCTGGCCGACGCGCTGGACCAGGCCCGAGCCCAGGGGGCTGGCGTGACCAATCTGCAAGTCAGCGTGATGGCTGACTTTGCCAGTGCCTGGCTGATACGCCGGTTAGCGGCATTTGCTGAGCAACATCCGGATATCGAATTGATGTTGCGCATTCACTACCAGCTGGAACCGCCGGACCCGGACAGCGTGGATATCGGCATCTGGCACCGGCGCATCAACCGCAAGGGTTATCTGTGCCGCAAATTGCTGGATGACCGGGTCATTGCCGTGGCCAGCCCCACCCTGCTGGCGCGCTACCCGGGCTATACGCTGGCCGACGTTCCGCGCATGCCCATGCTGCGCTGGACCATGCGTTCATGGCGTGACTGGCTGACCGCCGCAGGTTTGCCGCCGGATGAACCCGAGCGCGGGCCGGTGTTTGATGATCCGGGCATCATGCTGCAAGCCGCCGTGGCCGGTCAGGGCCTGGCCACCGCCCGCTGGCGCATGGCGCGGCACGATATCGAGAACGGCAATCTGGTGCAGATCGGGGATATCTCTATCCCTGCCAGCATGGAGTACTTTGTAGCCTGGCGGGAAAACCACGTGCGCGAGGCAGCCATCACGCGCTTTTATCAGTGGCTCAACACCCAGCTGGAAAACGACGCGCCCGCGCCGGGCGGCCCGCTCAGCCCGGCAGGGAATTGA
- a CDS encoding CsgG/HfaB family protein, protein MNNKIVISTVIATALLAGCATESSRSIAVPQTAAASVAWHGARSPIAVGKFDNRSSYMRGIFSDNVDRLGSQAKTILITHLQQTGRFNVLDRDNMAEIKQEASIQGKAQDLKGADYVVTGDVTEFGRKETGDTQLFGLLGRGKSQVAYAKVALNIVNTRTSEVVYSAQGAGEYALDNREVLGFGGTASYDSTLNGKVLDLAIRQAVDNLVSGINSGAWQPAAH, encoded by the coding sequence ATGAACAACAAGATTGTGATCTCCACCGTGATTGCCACCGCCTTGCTGGCGGGTTGCGCAACCGAATCCTCCCGCAGCATTGCCGTACCGCAAACGGCGGCGGCCAGCGTGGCCTGGCATGGCGCGCGCTCGCCCATTGCCGTGGGCAAGTTTGATAACCGCTCCAGCTATATGCGCGGCATTTTCTCTGACAACGTCGACCGTCTGGGCAGCCAGGCCAAGACCATCCTGATCACCCATCTGCAGCAGACCGGCCGCTTCAATGTGCTTGATCGCGACAACATGGCCGAGATCAAGCAAGAAGCCAGCATCCAGGGCAAGGCGCAGGATCTGAAGGGCGCCGACTACGTGGTGACCGGCGATGTGACCGAATTTGGTCGCAAGGAAACCGGCGACACCCAACTGTTTGGCCTGCTGGGTCGTGGCAAGTCGCAAGTGGCGTACGCCAAGGTCGCGCTCAATATCGTGAATACGCGCACGTCTGAAGTGGTGTATTCCGCGCAAGGCGCCGGCGAGTACGCGCTGGATAACCGTGAAGTGCTGGGCTTTGGCGGCACGGCCAGTTATGACTCCACCCTGAACGGCAAGGTGCTTGATCTGGCCATTCGCCAGGCCGTCGATAACCTCGTCAGCGGCATCAACAGCGGCGCCTGGCAACCGGCCGCCCACTAA
- a CDS encoding polysaccharide deacetylase family protein has protein sequence MYQQELDLAHARRLAAQYPDHCFYQGNGSRLEIALTFSDGPASTTAPLLDLLRLHQTPATFFWQGNLLAGNQQLLRQILADGHTVGSHTWDHVRASSLSVTDFWQEQIQRTDQEFQRLAHLRPRLFRPPYAELTTEQLRMLVRHDFRIMGWSIDPRNWENPDTPGHVERVIETVLRQIHPQAIIMLHEGPTNMHNVVEIVEQLIPALKSRGYRFVNADRLTGVRAYA, from the coding sequence ATGTATCAGCAGGAACTTGATCTTGCCCATGCCCGGCGGCTTGCTGCGCAATACCCGGATCACTGTTTCTATCAGGGAAACGGCAGCCGCCTGGAAATCGCCCTGACCTTCAGTGACGGCCCGGCTTCAACCACAGCACCGCTGCTGGATTTGCTGCGTCTGCACCAGACCCCGGCCACGTTTTTCTGGCAGGGTAATCTGCTGGCCGGCAACCAGCAATTGCTGCGGCAGATCCTGGCCGACGGCCACACCGTGGGCAGCCATACCTGGGATCATGTCCGTGCCAGCAGTTTGTCTGTCACCGATTTCTGGCAAGAACAGATCCAGCGCACCGATCAGGAATTCCAGCGGCTGGCACACTTGCGCCCGCGCCTGTTCCGCCCTCCCTACGCCGAGTTGACCACCGAACAATTGCGCATGCTGGTGCGACATGATTTCCGGATCATGGGCTGGTCTATCGACCCGCGGAACTGGGAAAACCCGGACACGCCGGGCCATGTGGAACGGGTCATCGAAACCGTGCTGCGCCAGATTCACCCGCAAGCCATCATCATGCTGCATGAAGGCCCGACCAACATGCACAACGTGGTCGAGATCGTGGAGCAACTGATCCCGGCGCTCAAATCACGCGGCTACCGCTTTGTGAATGCCGATCGCCTGACCGGCGTGCGCGCCTACGCCTGA
- a CDS encoding LysR family transcriptional regulator, with protein sequence MRTNDWNDWHCFVSVARLGGFTRAAERMDVPKSTVSMAVARLEQRLGVRLLERSTRRMRLTEDGERLMQEIGPLFERLEDIADHVDAGDASLGGVLRIAATYEFGSMQLGDVITEMMLRHPKLSIEVDVVSGIVDPLADGYDIAFVVTALPLPDSRQVARRVFDTSRSLFASPELVARYGLPRTPADLAHWPLIAAPYESEWTFSSPDERESMVVPLHPRLRTANAWLRVRAAVSGLGATVLARSFCEDECDAGRLVPLLPGYEPNPLRIYALLPARSLMPAKSRHFLDAVEALLTDTPFSKPAPWVTINSLPG encoded by the coding sequence ATGAGAACAAATGACTGGAACGACTGGCACTGCTTTGTGAGCGTTGCCAGACTGGGCGGGTTTACCCGTGCGGCAGAACGCATGGATGTACCCAAGTCAACGGTCAGCATGGCGGTGGCCAGACTGGAACAGCGCCTGGGTGTGCGCTTGCTGGAACGCAGTACGCGGCGCATGCGGCTGACCGAAGACGGCGAGCGGCTGATGCAAGAGATCGGCCCGTTGTTCGAGCGGCTGGAAGATATTGCCGATCACGTGGATGCCGGTGATGCCTCGCTGGGCGGCGTCTTGCGCATCGCCGCGACGTACGAGTTCGGCAGCATGCAGCTGGGGGATGTCATCACCGAAATGATGCTGCGCCACCCCAAATTGTCGATTGAAGTCGATGTTGTCTCCGGTATTGTTGATCCGCTGGCCGATGGCTATGACATCGCCTTTGTGGTGACGGCCTTGCCCTTGCCGGATTCGCGCCAGGTGGCGCGGCGCGTGTTTGATACCTCGCGCAGCCTGTTTGCCTCGCCGGAACTGGTGGCCCGTTATGGCCTGCCGCGTACTCCGGCCGATCTGGCCCACTGGCCGCTGATTGCCGCGCCTTATGAAAGCGAGTGGACTTTCTCCAGCCCGGATGAGCGCGAATCCATGGTCGTGCCGCTGCACCCGCGTTTGCGTACCGCCAATGCCTGGCTGCGGGTGCGGGCTGCGGTCTCCGGCCTTGGTGCTACCGTGCTGGCGCGCAGTTTTTGCGAAGATGAGTGCGATGCGGGCCGCCTGGTGCCGCTGTTGCCAGGGTACGAGCCCAATCCGCTGCGCATTTACGCCTTGCTGCCGGCACGCAGCCTGATGCCCGCCAAGAGCCGGCATTTTCTGGATGCGGTAGAGGCCTTGCTCACCGATACGCCGTTCTCCAAACCGGCGCCGTGGGTCACCATCAATTCCCTGCCGGGCTGA
- a CDS encoding MarR family winged helix-turn-helix transcriptional regulator: MSDLLKLDQQLCFPLYAASNLMTRLYRPLLEDIDLTYPQYLVMLALWETAPRSVGDLGKQLFLDTGTLTPLLKRLQARGLISRQRDPGDERRVVVDLTEEGRSLKAKAEDVPRGLICALPLPLEDVVDIRDRLQQFLHLLASADPRSQG; this comes from the coding sequence ATGTCAGACCTGCTTAAACTTGATCAGCAATTGTGTTTTCCGCTATATGCGGCCAGCAACCTGATGACCCGGTTGTATCGCCCGCTACTGGAAGACATCGACCTGACCTACCCGCAATATCTGGTGATGCTGGCGTTATGGGAAACCGCGCCGCGCAGCGTGGGTGATCTGGGCAAGCAGCTGTTTCTGGATACCGGCACGCTCACGCCGCTACTCAAGCGTCTGCAAGCGCGCGGGCTGATCAGCCGTCAGCGTGATCCGGGCGATGAACGCCGGGTGGTGGTTGACCTGACGGAAGAAGGCCGCTCGCTCAAGGCAAAGGCCGAGGACGTACCGCGTGGCCTGATCTGCGCCCTGCCCCTGCCGCTGGAAGACGTTGTCGACATCCGCGACCGGCTGCAGCAATTTCTGCATTTGCTGGCCAGTGCCGACCCGCGCAGCCAGGGTTAA